From one Bacteroides intestinalis DSM 17393 genomic stretch:
- a CDS encoding helix-turn-helix domain-containing protein, with the protein MQLKEISKDIYDVSALLDEVLGKEGTPEREKSCEKAWEEYNAQILLDARKNARLTQAELAKRIGADKGYISRIERGLTVPTVSTLYRIAAAMGLTVELRPA; encoded by the coding sequence ATGCAACTAAAAGAAATCAGTAAAGACATTTACGATGTCAGTGCATTGCTTGATGAAGTATTGGGAAAGGAAGGGACTCCCGAACGTGAAAAGAGCTGCGAAAAGGCATGGGAAGAGTATAATGCCCAGATCCTATTGGATGCCCGTAAAAACGCAAGACTTACGCAGGCAGAACTTGCCAAGCGTATAGGGGCTGACAAAGGTTATATCTCAAGAATAGAGAGAGGTCTTACAGTTCCAACAGTATCTACTCTATATCGGATTGCAGCAGCTATGGGACTAACCGTAGAGTTACGACCTGCGTAA
- a CDS encoding sialate O-acetylesterase has translation MKKIYIFLFLLITTLVASQASAHKRLFILLGQSNMSGRAPIEDADMAVCPMVKLLNADGHFEVLRNPLNRFSNIRKDIAMQKLGPGYTFAETLSEQLQDTIFFVVNARGGTALERFMKNDTAGYYEKTLFRIKQALRERPDLKPATIIWHQGESNRDDYQSYLNHLNTLVADLRSDLGIPDLPFIAGEIGRWNPDYSHIVEKIALIPDSIPYAGLVSSEGLTNIDEFHFDTRSQRELGKRYAKKYLELSGEKVSRLVQIRSKLFESNSKEVLVAAHRGDWRNACENSLEAIENAIRMGVDIVEVDLARTKDGHLILLHDNTLDRTTTGKGKPEDHTLAEIKALRLRNGCHIKTIYKVPTLEEALLAAKGKVMLNLDKAFDYFDQVYELLEKTGTTNLVIMKSNAPAEDVKRDYGKYLDKVVFMPKVNLDEEDAIQKLNDYLRVLKPVAIEFKFAHDTNPLPYEVKKIMTGKSHIWYNTLWDTHAGGHDDDCSLANRDKGYGYLIDNLGATILQTDRPAYLIDYLKHKSKVMDCKRDWTYLQSENEYQAPSVPHFMVEECFLKGKKSPQTNEDGIIVTPYFAAVIDGATAKSTFTYEGKKTGRLAMELALEAIHDFPKDIDAAGAISRITEKIHDFYVEHNLLDELKAKPRKRFTANGVIYSYARNEVWQVGDCQCIIGNLYSSNEKEIDAIMANARAVVNEVALLDGATLKDLESHDLGREFIYPFLQKQAVLQNCPVKGQRFAFPVFDGFPVQMKQVNIFPVGDAEEVVLSSDGYPHLYSTLHESECYLADILEKDPLCMRLYKSTKGIKKGNCSFDDRAYLRIKIKK, from the coding sequence ATGAAGAAAATATATATATTTTTATTTCTATTGATTACTACCTTGGTCGCTTCCCAAGCAAGTGCCCATAAGCGTTTGTTTATTCTGCTCGGACAATCTAATATGTCGGGCAGGGCACCAATAGAAGATGCGGACATGGCAGTTTGCCCAATGGTAAAACTGCTGAATGCGGATGGGCATTTTGAAGTGCTCCGAAACCCATTGAATCGTTTTTCGAATATCCGCAAGGATATCGCTATGCAGAAGTTGGGCCCCGGATATACTTTTGCTGAAACATTGTCCGAGCAATTACAGGATACTATATTTTTTGTGGTCAATGCACGTGGAGGAACCGCTTTAGAGCGTTTTATGAAAAACGATACTGCCGGATATTATGAGAAAACATTGTTCCGTATCAAACAAGCTTTGCGCGAGCGCCCTGACCTGAAACCGGCAACTATCATTTGGCATCAAGGGGAGTCTAACCGGGATGATTATCAGAGCTATCTGAATCATCTGAATACATTGGTTGCTGATTTGCGTAGTGATTTGGGGATTCCGGATTTGCCATTTATTGCAGGAGAAATAGGACGCTGGAATCCGGACTATTCGCATATCGTAGAAAAAATTGCTTTGATTCCCGATAGCATACCTTATGCTGGACTTGTTTCTTCCGAAGGGTTGACTAATATTGATGAATTCCACTTTGATACACGGTCGCAAAGAGAATTAGGAAAACGGTATGCGAAGAAATATTTGGAACTGTCAGGGGAAAAGGTTTCAAGATTGGTACAGATACGTTCTAAATTATTTGAATCGAATAGTAAGGAAGTACTTGTTGCCGCTCACCGTGGCGATTGGCGCAATGCCTGCGAAAATTCATTGGAAGCCATAGAGAATGCCATTCGGATGGGAGTGGATATTGTGGAGGTGGATCTTGCCCGTACCAAAGACGGGCATCTGATTTTACTGCACGACAATACCCTCGATCGTACTACTACTGGAAAAGGAAAACCTGAAGATCATACTTTAGCCGAAATTAAAGCGTTGCGTTTGCGGAATGGGTGTCATATTAAGACCATTTACAAGGTTCCCACCTTGGAAGAAGCGTTATTGGCAGCCAAAGGAAAAGTGATGTTGAATTTGGATAAGGCTTTTGATTACTTCGACCAGGTGTATGAATTATTAGAGAAGACGGGAACTACCAACCTGGTAATCATGAAAAGTAATGCTCCGGCGGAAGATGTGAAGCGTGATTACGGGAAATATCTGGATAAGGTGGTTTTCATGCCGAAAGTTAATTTGGATGAAGAAGATGCCATTCAGAAGTTAAATGATTATCTTCGGGTATTGAAACCGGTGGCTATTGAATTTAAGTTCGCCCATGATACCAATCCGTTACCTTACGAAGTGAAGAAGATAATGACCGGGAAATCCCATATTTGGTATAATACCTTGTGGGATACACATGCGGGCGGACATGATGATGATTGTTCACTGGCCAATCGGGATAAAGGTTACGGATATCTGATAGATAATCTGGGTGCAACGATCTTGCAGACAGACCGTCCGGCATACCTGATTGATTATTTGAAACATAAATCGAAAGTAATGGATTGTAAACGCGATTGGACATACCTACAGTCAGAAAATGAATATCAGGCTCCTTCTGTTCCTCACTTTATGGTTGAGGAGTGTTTTCTGAAAGGCAAGAAGAGTCCGCAGACCAATGAGGATGGCATTATTGTTACTCCCTACTTTGCGGCGGTGATTGATGGGGCTACGGCTAAATCTACCTTCACTTATGAGGGTAAGAAAACCGGTCGCCTGGCTATGGAACTTGCTTTGGAGGCTATACACGATTTTCCGAAGGATATTGATGCTGCTGGTGCCATTAGCCGCATAACAGAGAAAATACATGATTTTTATGTGGAGCATAATTTGCTTGATGAACTGAAGGCAAAGCCGAGGAAACGTTTTACGGCTAATGGCGTGATTTATAGCTATGCCCGGAATGAAGTTTGGCAGGTGGGTGATTGTCAGTGTATCATTGGTAATCTATATTCCTCTAATGAGAAAGAGATTGATGCTATCATGGCAAATGCACGTGCGGTAGTCAATGAAGTTGCTTTGCTGGATGGGGCTACGCTGAAAGATTTGGAATCTCACGATCTGGGACGGGAGTTTATCTATCCTTTTCTGCAAAAACAGGCTGTTTTGCAGAACTGTCCGGTAAAAGGGCAACGATTTGCATTTCCTGTATTCGATGGTTTTCCCGTGCAGATGAAGCAGGTGAATATTTTCCCTGTGGGCGATGCGGAGGAGGTGGTATTGTCTTCCGACGGTTATCCTCATCTGTATTCTACTTTGCATGAGTCGGAATGTTATCTTGCAGATATTTTGGAAAAAGATCCTCTGTGTATGCGGTTGTATAAGAGTACAAAAG
- a CDS encoding TonB-dependent receptor, with protein MKHKILLVLLLGFMTCLTVSAQKVTLQFRQVKLTKVFDAITQQTGLTVAYSRPTVDPDRMVTIEAKDEDLSNVLSKLFTGTNVAFEIGEKKIYLKEKKTSDSLQQTRKTKKISGTVLDEKGEPVIGASILVDETSNGTITNIDGEYSLTGVPENSTLTISYVGYKTIKLKASDKNLSNIILQEDSELIDEVVVVGYGVQRKRDVTGAMTSVDATKIASVPVTSASEALQGRASGVLVSQDNWAPGTSPSVLIRGKRSINASNEPLYVVDGVPITGGLREISPSDIASMEVLKDASATAIYGSRGANGVVLITTKQGKDGKTQVDYSGYFGVQTMQNKLDLMNGAQYAEYVREAYRNTNSSNKYPMDHPDKAADMANPMFKQDAYVLESLMMAYDENGNYDPSRIRSDNWFDHVTRDGIITDHQISVNGGNAKTNFLASATYNKNEGIMKDQSYERYSIRLNLNHEINKWFKFGLQTQYSHSVKERGSGMESDAYMYRISPLGALRNEDGTPTQLVASDAQMWNPLMNLEKGAVSAPEKVSRYLGSYYIEVTFPVEGLKFKSNLGLDARTKQDYQFYSSNTSTRQLGTSYAYNGMSKYTMMTLENMLFYNRDFGKDHTVGVTLLQSIQEDKTESNKIGVQDITSDKLLYNDLASSSIIDNIGSNLTKWTMASFMGRLNYSYKERYLFTGSVRYDGSSRLAEGHKWVAFPSVALAWRVSEEAFMKRQNVMSNLKLRAGWGKTGNSAIDPYMTRGGLSLSKYVWDNGASEVLGYAPSIMANSELTWETTKQWNVGIDFGFLNNRLSGTVDLYLQHTSDLLLERQIPVVSGFGSVLSNVGETKNKGIEISLSTLNVNTRAFQWTTDVMFYANKESIESLYNGKVDDVGNKWFIGHPINVHYDYEKIGIWQNTSEDLAEMSEFNKNGASFKPGDIKIWDNGDKKITEADRKILGSTSPKFIASMVNNITYKGFDFSIFLYASAGAMLNNNIEYLNKPN; from the coding sequence ATGAAACACAAGATTTTACTTGTACTTCTTTTAGGCTTTATGACTTGTTTAACGGTCTCTGCTCAGAAAGTGACTTTGCAATTCCGGCAAGTTAAGTTAACAAAAGTCTTTGATGCCATTACGCAGCAAACCGGGCTCACTGTGGCATACAGTCGTCCTACGGTTGATCCGGACAGAATGGTTACCATTGAAGCAAAAGATGAAGATCTGTCCAATGTACTTAGTAAATTGTTCACTGGTACGAATGTGGCTTTTGAAATTGGTGAGAAGAAAATCTATCTGAAAGAGAAGAAGACTTCGGATTCTCTGCAGCAAACGAGGAAAACAAAGAAGATTTCAGGTACTGTTCTTGATGAAAAAGGCGAACCTGTAATTGGTGCCAGTATTTTAGTAGATGAAACGTCTAATGGTACGATAACTAATATAGATGGTGAATATTCTTTGACAGGTGTTCCTGAGAATTCTACTCTGACTATTTCGTATGTTGGTTATAAGACTATTAAACTGAAAGCATCCGATAAAAATCTCTCCAATATAATACTTCAGGAAGATAGTGAGTTGATTGATGAAGTCGTGGTAGTTGGTTATGGTGTGCAAAGAAAAAGGGATGTAACAGGTGCTATGACTTCCGTAGATGCAACAAAAATTGCTTCTGTACCTGTTACTTCTGCTTCTGAAGCTCTGCAAGGGCGTGCTTCCGGTGTGTTGGTTTCTCAAGATAATTGGGCACCAGGTACTTCTCCATCAGTTTTAATTCGCGGTAAGCGTTCAATCAATGCAAGTAATGAACCATTGTATGTGGTTGATGGCGTTCCTATTACAGGTGGTCTTCGTGAAATTAGTCCTTCAGATATTGCATCAATGGAGGTTTTGAAAGATGCTTCTGCTACAGCTATTTATGGTTCCAGAGGTGCTAATGGGGTTGTACTGATTACGACAAAACAAGGAAAGGACGGAAAAACGCAGGTTGACTATTCCGGATACTTTGGTGTTCAGACTATGCAGAATAAACTGGATTTAATGAACGGCGCCCAATATGCCGAATATGTGCGTGAAGCTTATCGTAATACAAATAGTTCGAATAAATATCCTATGGATCACCCCGACAAAGCGGCTGATATGGCAAATCCAATGTTTAAGCAAGATGCTTATGTACTTGAATCATTGATGATGGCTTATGATGAAAATGGAAATTACGATCCGTCAAGAATACGTTCTGATAATTGGTTTGATCATGTAACGCGCGATGGTATTATAACCGATCATCAGATAAGCGTCAACGGCGGAAATGCGAAGACGAACTTTTTGGCATCTGCCACTTATAATAAGAATGAAGGTATAATGAAAGATCAAAGTTACGAACGTTATTCCATACGTTTAAACTTAAATCATGAAATTAATAAATGGTTTAAGTTTGGTCTTCAAACACAATACTCGCACTCTGTAAAGGAACGTGGCAGTGGCATGGAAAGTGATGCCTATATGTACCGTATCAGCCCTTTGGGGGCGTTGCGTAATGAAGATGGCACTCCTACGCAACTGGTTGCTTCTGATGCTCAGATGTGGAATCCTTTAATGAACCTCGAAAAAGGAGCTGTATCCGCACCAGAAAAAGTTAGCCGATATTTGGGAAGTTATTATATTGAAGTGACTTTTCCGGTAGAAGGATTAAAATTTAAGAGTAACTTAGGTCTTGACGCTCGTACCAAACAGGATTATCAGTTTTACTCTTCCAATACCAGTACCCGGCAGTTAGGTACTTCCTATGCTTACAATGGTATGAGTAAATATACGATGATGACACTTGAGAATATGCTATTCTATAACCGTGATTTTGGTAAGGATCATACTGTAGGTGTAACCCTGTTGCAATCTATTCAAGAGGATAAAACAGAATCGAATAAGATAGGTGTACAAGATATAACTTCTGATAAGCTGCTGTATAATGATTTGGCTTCTTCTTCCATTATAGATAATATCGGCAGTAATCTGACAAAATGGACTATGGCATCTTTTATGGGACGTTTGAATTATAGTTATAAAGAAAGATATCTTTTTACAGGTTCCGTACGTTATGATGGCTCTTCCCGTTTGGCAGAAGGTCATAAGTGGGTTGCTTTTCCTTCTGTGGCTTTGGCATGGCGAGTTAGTGAAGAAGCGTTTATGAAGAGGCAGAATGTAATGTCGAACTTAAAATTGAGAGCTGGTTGGGGCAAAACAGGAAATTCGGCTATAGATCCTTATATGACAAGAGGAGGACTTAGTTTGTCTAAATATGTATGGGATAATGGCGCTTCCGAAGTATTAGGATATGCACCTAGTATTATGGCTAATAGTGAATTGACTTGGGAAACAACGAAACAGTGGAATGTCGGCATTGACTTCGGTTTTTTAAATAATAGATTGAGTGGAACTGTTGATTTGTATCTTCAACATACTTCTGATCTATTATTGGAACGTCAGATACCGGTCGTTTCAGGCTTCGGAAGTGTTCTTTCCAATGTAGGAGAAACAAAGAATAAGGGTATTGAAATATCTTTATCTACCTTAAATGTGAATACAAGAGCATTCCAATGGACTACAGATGTAATGTTCTACGCTAATAAAGAATCCATTGAATCTTTGTATAATGGAAAAGTTGATGATGTGGGTAATAAATGGTTCATCGGACATCCTATAAATGTGCATTATGATTATGAAAAAATAGGAATCTGGCAGAATACTTCGGAAGACTTGGCTGAAATGTCTGAGTTCAATAAAAATGGCGCAAGCTTTAAACCGGGAGATATAAAAATATGGGATAACGGTGATAAGAAGATAACAGAAGCTGATCGAAAAATATTGGGCTCTACCAGTCCGAAGTTTATTGCAAGTATGGTCAATAACATAACCTATAAAGGTTTTGATTTTTCTATTTTCTTGTATGCCAGTGCAGGGGCCATGCTCAATAATAATATTGAATACTTAAATAAGCCGAATTGA
- a CDS encoding IS1182 family transposase — MAKLHFRPYIPNQTVLFPQRIDENIASNDPVRIVNTVVDTLHLEGFNKLYKETGRCPYHPKMMLKVIIYAYMNNIYSCRKIEKLLLRDIHYIWLAGNEHPDFITINRFRNRVKEEINNVFTQLVLVLADKGFISLEVEYIDGTKIESKANKYTFVWRKSVEKHRTKLLDKIRILLEQVDEAIAQENSVKDTPAQFTPAMLSDIVDELKEVLEHQPATKDKEQKKALREKKKQLKELEGYRDKLTEYDNHLDTLGERNSYSKTDPDATFMRMKEDAMKNGQTKPGYNLQIGTENQFLIDFRQFPNPTDTLTLIPFFHSFQHRYNRLPAVGVADSGYGSEENYRFMQENGIEAFVKYNFFHKEQRPRYTPNPFHAESLHYNTEEDYYVCPMGQRMNRIGTRRDKTASGYITESARYKAQNCEGCPLRGSCFKAQGNRIIEVNHRLNQYKRQAREKLLSEEGIKHRGRRCIEPEAVFGQMKYNMAYRRFRHKGEDKVTMDFAFFAIAFNIKKMCAKLLKTGKGGTARIICILIRTIMTQYTRNIAAYYQISEKRVA, encoded by the coding sequence ATGGCAAAGTTACATTTTCGTCCTTACATTCCCAACCAAACCGTTCTTTTTCCTCAAAGAATTGATGAAAACATTGCGTCGAACGACCCGGTTCGCATAGTCAACACAGTTGTTGATACTCTCCATCTTGAAGGTTTCAATAAACTTTATAAAGAAACCGGCCGCTGTCCTTATCATCCTAAAATGATGCTTAAGGTAATTATCTACGCCTACATGAATAATATCTATTCGTGCCGTAAAATAGAGAAGCTTCTCTTGCGTGACATTCATTATATCTGGCTTGCCGGTAATGAGCATCCGGATTTTATCACCATCAATCGTTTTCGTAACCGTGTAAAGGAGGAGATAAATAATGTATTCACCCAGTTAGTTCTTGTCCTTGCCGACAAAGGTTTCATCAGTCTTGAGGTGGAGTATATCGACGGCACTAAGATTGAATCCAAAGCCAACAAATATACTTTTGTCTGGCGCAAGAGTGTTGAAAAGCACCGCACGAAGTTGCTGGACAAGATTCGTATCCTTCTGGAACAGGTGGACGAAGCCATTGCACAAGAGAACTCCGTAAAAGACACACCCGCCCAATTCACTCCCGCCATGCTCTCTGACATAGTGGATGAACTTAAAGAAGTCCTAGAACACCAGCCTGCGACAAAGGATAAGGAACAAAAGAAAGCCCTGCGCGAAAAGAAGAAACAGCTCAAGGAACTTGAAGGGTATCGTGACAAGCTGACGGAATACGACAATCATCTTGACACTCTTGGAGAACGTAATTCCTATTCCAAGACTGATCCTGATGCCACATTCATGCGTATGAAAGAAGACGCCATGAAGAACGGGCAGACCAAGCCCGGATATAATTTGCAAATAGGTACTGAAAACCAATTTCTCATAGACTTCCGACAGTTTCCCAACCCTACCGATACACTGACGCTCATTCCTTTCTTCCACTCCTTCCAACATCGCTATAACCGCTTACCCGCTGTCGGGGTGGCAGACTCTGGTTACGGCTCAGAAGAAAATTACCGGTTCATGCAGGAGAACGGGATAGAAGCCTTTGTCAAGTATAACTTCTTCCATAAAGAACAGCGTCCCCGTTATACTCCCAATCCGTTCCATGCGGAAAGTCTCCATTACAATACAGAAGAGGATTATTACGTTTGCCCTATGGGGCAGCGCATGAACCGTATAGGGACCAGACGTGACAAAACAGCAAGCGGATACATCACCGAAAGTGCACGTTATAAAGCACAAAATTGCGAGGGTTGTCCTTTGCGTGGCAGTTGCTTTAAAGCCCAGGGAAATCGTATTATAGAAGTCAATCACCGGTTAAACCAATACAAACGGCAGGCACGGGAAAAATTGCTCTCAGAGGAAGGTATCAAGCATAGAGGCAGGAGGTGTATAGAACCGGAAGCTGTGTTTGGACAAATGAAATACAACATGGCATACCGCCGGTTCAGACATAAAGGAGAAGACAAGGTTACGATGGACTTTGCTTTCTTTGCTATAGCTTTTAATATCAAAAAAATGTGCGCTAAACTACTAAAAACAGGAAAGGGAGGGACTGCACGCATTATATGTATTCTTATCAGAACAATTATGACGCAATATACGAGGAATATAGCCGCGTATTACCAAATTAGTGAAAAAAGAGTCGCATAG
- a CDS encoding LamG-like jellyroll fold domain-containing protein has protein sequence MRNIILMMTLCFSSCLCAQEIPLPQKCFPLNGTDSEDIMSGQTADIHGAVHALADRFGTNGKAISFDKEDSYLSFPLVTSGEQGQRELTLTYWLYVSQDSISQAFWTKDQDGNLLFGMKRKGVRAVLDIYHTDNQKNVLPDQQWMWDDSNFNEGKGWYFVALTYSDDGTHFYLVTPKGKMTECYSAFIPDWNLFTSMCIGAVDHIPSTGIDDFKIYDTALSGEQVSILYQFESQFSMGSESLFNVETGIPLYSSTWYFHCVGFQGALQHTLQNQSDLSFLSADAGYALSMTSDVESDNQKWSIYPMKDTAKGRLYTIINIATGMSLSDTREGVFQQVPDNADSQRWCIGQWEGKKQIKSDIGESHDIPLLFEEIYFDKGAGVIRVHIRFPEGENVRIRLTDSQGMLLKELLFSNVQLLERDIRLQINGVCLVIVESDNYRINKKVFVNS, from the coding sequence ATGAGAAATATAATATTAATGATGACTTTGTGCTTTTCGTCTTGTTTATGTGCTCAGGAGATTCCATTACCGCAAAAATGTTTTCCTCTGAACGGAACTGATTCAGAAGATATTATGTCTGGTCAGACTGCGGATATTCATGGAGCTGTTCATGCACTTGCCGATAGGTTTGGGACAAATGGAAAAGCCATATCTTTTGATAAAGAAGATAGTTATTTGTCTTTTCCTCTTGTTACGTCTGGTGAACAGGGACAAAGGGAGCTGACTTTGACCTACTGGTTATATGTTAGTCAAGACTCCATTTCTCAGGCTTTTTGGACAAAAGATCAAGATGGAAATTTGTTGTTTGGAATGAAAAGAAAAGGTGTACGGGCTGTGTTGGATATTTATCACACGGATAATCAGAAGAATGTATTACCGGATCAGCAATGGATGTGGGATGATTCGAATTTTAATGAAGGAAAGGGATGGTATTTTGTGGCACTCACTTATTCTGACGATGGCACTCACTTTTATTTAGTTACGCCTAAAGGAAAAATGACGGAATGTTATTCTGCTTTTATACCGGACTGGAATTTGTTTACATCAATGTGTATTGGGGCGGTAGATCATATTCCCAGTACTGGAATAGATGATTTCAAAATTTATGATACTGCATTATCTGGTGAGCAAGTTTCAATATTATATCAATTCGAATCACAGTTCAGTATGGGAAGTGAATCATTGTTTAATGTAGAAACAGGCATTCCTCTTTATTCTTCTACCTGGTATTTTCATTGCGTAGGATTTCAAGGGGCATTACAGCATACTTTGCAAAATCAAAGTGATTTGTCTTTTCTTAGTGCAGATGCCGGATATGCTTTGTCAATGACATCTGATGTGGAATCTGATAATCAGAAGTGGTCTATTTATCCAATGAAAGATACGGCGAAAGGGAGATTGTACACTATTATCAATATTGCGACTGGGATGAGTTTGTCAGATACACGTGAAGGAGTGTTTCAGCAAGTGCCGGATAATGCTGATTCTCAAAGATGGTGTATTGGGCAATGGGAAGGTAAAAAGCAGATAAAAAGTGATATAGGAGAAAGCCACGATATTCCCCTTTTATTTGAAGAAATCTATTTTGATAAAGGTGCAGGAGTCATTCGAGTTCACATTCGTTTTCCTGAAGGGGAAAATGTTAGGATTCGTCTGACCGATTCTCAGGGAATGTTGTTGAAGGAATTACTTTTTAGTAATGTACAACTCTTGGAACGAGATATCCGATTACAAATTAATGGTGTATGTTTGGTTATTGTTGAATCGGATAATTATCGGATAAATAAAAAAGTTTTTGTTAATAGTTAA
- a CDS encoding FecR family protein, protein MNIPTEKQIQEVLTGTSTPEIARIVAAWFATDEGAAYLAKSMDRDAVEIKQGFEELYVDHEIPSEEMLAHIRRNIRQKRVRRIAFRVAAVLIPFVLLIGLFVQVNTRVDLLGDSGYEEIYVPKGERLQMMFQDGTRAYINSDSRLKYPKKFALSSREVYLEGEAYFVVSKNSRRPFIVNLNGPAVHVLGTSFDVQAYPENKDITVCLDEGRVNLTLASDKKYPLKPGEKLVYNKESEHCTIIRNMDAQISSLWKKNVIAFKDAPLSEVIKVLNRWYDVGFKIEDAAVGDVYFTITSENTLLEKVLQDLEKIAPLRFEYKEAEKEVIVTRKKEDSRLMH, encoded by the coding sequence ATGAATATACCTACAGAAAAACAGATACAGGAAGTGCTGACAGGTACATCTACTCCTGAAATTGCCCGGATCGTAGCGGCTTGGTTTGCTACCGATGAGGGTGCGGCCTATCTGGCTAAAAGTATGGATCGTGATGCCGTAGAGATCAAACAGGGATTCGAAGAACTCTATGTCGATCACGAAATCCCGTCCGAAGAGATGCTTGCCCATATCCGTCGCAATATCCGGCAGAAGCGCGTCCGCAGGATTGCTTTCCGTGTGGCTGCCGTACTCATTCCGTTTGTGCTGCTGATAGGACTGTTTGTTCAGGTGAATACCCGTGTCGATCTGCTGGGCGATTCTGGTTACGAAGAAATCTATGTACCCAAAGGTGAGCGTCTGCAAATGATGTTTCAGGATGGTACGCGTGCGTATATCAATTCGGATTCGCGTTTGAAGTATCCTAAAAAGTTTGCGCTGTCCAGTCGTGAAGTCTACTTGGAAGGTGAGGCTTATTTTGTAGTATCGAAAAATTCCCGTCGACCTTTCATTGTCAATCTTAACGGACCTGCCGTGCATGTTCTAGGAACTTCGTTCGATGTTCAGGCCTATCCGGAGAATAAGGATATCACGGTCTGTCTGGACGAAGGTCGTGTTAATCTGACACTTGCTTCAGATAAGAAATATCCGTTGAAGCCCGGTGAGAAACTTGTCTATAACAAGGAGAGTGAACATTGCACTATTATCCGGAACATGGATGCGCAGATTTCTTCTTTGTGGAAAAAGAACGTGATCGCTTTTAAAGATGCCCCGTTGTCCGAGGTTATCAAGGTGCTGAATCGCTGGTATGATGTAGGCTTCAAGATAGAAGACGCGGCAGTTGGAGATGTATACTTTACGATTACGTCAGAGAATACGCTTCTCGAAAAAGTTCTTCAGGATTTGGAGAAGATTGCGCCGCTACGGTTTGAATATAAGGAGGCTGAAAAGGAAGTGATAGTCACAAGAAAAAAAGAGGATTCCCGTCTAATGCATTGA
- a CDS encoding RNA polymerase sigma factor: protein MQRRAPQTSDIDDETLFAKVERGDVEAFTAVYNKYHKLLYALAYRYLMSSAMAEDAVQHVFTRFWEFRSELRVGISLRNYLITMTKNHILNVIRNENTALTKNYEIAQGIPTYEDTLVDSLEKKELMSIFYKAVDMLPPQKREICLMKVCEELSNQEIADRLKLSINTIKTHYSDALKLLRVHLGKLLIFVTYLTLLRYLSVYLTV from the coding sequence ATGCAGCGTAGAGCCCCGCAAACATCTGATATTGACGATGAAACACTTTTTGCTAAAGTGGAGCGGGGAGATGTAGAGGCATTTACTGCGGTTTACAATAAATATCACAAACTGCTTTATGCATTGGCTTATCGCTATTTGATGAGTTCCGCGATGGCAGAAGACGCTGTGCAACACGTATTTACCCGTTTCTGGGAATTCCGTTCGGAGCTTCGGGTAGGCATCAGCCTGAGAAACTACCTGATAACAATGACTAAAAATCATATACTCAATGTGATACGCAATGAGAATACTGCCCTTACCAAGAATTATGAGATAGCCCAAGGCATCCCTACTTACGAAGATACCCTTGTTGACAGTCTGGAAAAGAAAGAACTGATGTCTATCTTTTATAAAGCTGTCGATATGTTGCCACCCCAAAAGCGGGAAATCTGTCTGATGAAAGTGTGTGAAGAACTCTCCAACCAGGAGATAGCCGACCGCCTGAAACTCTCTATCAATACAATCAAAACCCATTATTCCGATGCGCTGAAATTGTTGCGCGTCCATCTGGGAAAATTGCTAATTTTTGTTACGTACCTCACCTTGTTAAGGTATTTAAGTGTCTATTTAACAGTATGA
- a CDS encoding type II toxin-antitoxin system RelE/ParE family toxin — MRALDLLVTEDKIPHHYIKFIRDGVYEFRSNYGNTEFRVFFIYDGNTIVVLFNAFKKKTQKTPDSEIKKAIKLKEEYYATKRNQ; from the coding sequence TTGCGTGCGTTAGACCTACTTGTGACAGAGGATAAGATACCACATCACTATATTAAATTCATTAGAGATGGGGTTTATGAGTTTCGTTCTAATTATGGAAATACAGAATTTCGTGTATTTTTCATTTATGATGGAAATACTATCGTTGTCTTATTCAATGCCTTCAAAAAGAAGACACAGAAAACGCCTGATAGCGAGATAAAGAAAGCGATAAAGTTAAAGGAGGAATATTATGCAACTAAAAGAAATCAGTAA